Proteins encoded by one window of Bacteroidota bacterium:
- a CDS encoding T9SS type A sorting domain-containing protein translates to MKTSSLLFLVFVLTKISAQEIDFLHINEMDALFASDGVLFFDNNEIEAHMIFPDPVVGETPVSTIFLAGLWVGGIDDGGLLHVAAQTYRQSGNDFWPGPIATDYDYPGYAEKYDDVWVCNKSTIDDHITNWNTVGYIVPESISDWPGNGDPINGEAAILAPFFDYNNNMLYDPENGDYPIIRGDQAAFFIFNDDAELHMESGGEKLGLEIHAMAYAFDAPSDSALDQSIFLNYAIINKSTNNYSDFIIGMFSDFDIGAYDDDYVGCDTMLNMFYGYNGDFVDGPTSPNYGPFCPAQGIMFLNHPLYAFKHWESSFEVNGFPEVADDYYEYISGLWKDGTSQTYGGNGYGGDVNTRYAYPGNIFDPDAWSEVSLHNSPYDRKSTGSVGPQALNSGDTICLDMAFPAAIAYDTLFLDSLGYGYFPWYAVSVLKERAASIRNFYNTTYSDCSIIYLRNPDFVEGVEQEQLLAAKIYPNPANTVINIEMRNQIPGVKLIEIWNAFGQKVLTTELFDTDVVQINVNEFPVGLYFIQINSPVGETFTAGFQKF, encoded by the coding sequence ATGAAAACATCATCTCTACTTTTTTTAGTCTTTGTATTGACAAAAATTTCCGCGCAGGAAATCGACTTTCTTCACATCAATGAAATGGATGCTTTGTTTGCCTCAGATGGAGTTTTGTTTTTTGATAATAATGAGATTGAAGCACATATGATATTTCCTGATCCCGTTGTCGGCGAAACTCCGGTTTCTACTATATTTTTAGCAGGACTTTGGGTAGGAGGTATTGATGATGGGGGATTATTACATGTTGCAGCTCAAACGTATCGTCAATCAGGAAACGACTTTTGGCCAGGTCCCATTGCTACTGATTATGATTACCCGGGATATGCAGAAAAATATGATGATGTTTGGGTCTGTAATAAAAGTACAATCGACGATCATATAACTAACTGGAATACAGTAGGATATATTGTTCCAGAATCCATATCTGATTGGCCCGGAAATGGTGATCCGATAAATGGAGAAGCGGCAATTCTAGCTCCTTTTTTTGATTATAATAATAATATGCTCTATGATCCGGAAAATGGTGATTATCCAATTATTCGTGGTGATCAAGCTGCGTTTTTCATTTTTAATGACGATGCTGAATTGCATATGGAAAGCGGAGGAGAAAAACTAGGATTGGAAATTCATGCAATGGCATATGCATTTGACGCTCCTTCTGATAGCGCTTTGGATCAAAGTATATTTTTGAATTATGCAATTATAAATAAATCAACCAATAATTATAGCGATTTTATTATTGGAATGTTTTCTGATTTTGATATTGGCGCATATGATGATGATTATGTAGGATGTGATACTATGTTAAATATGTTTTATGGGTATAACGGAGATTTTGTTGATGGTCCAACTTCGCCAAATTACGGTCCATTTTGCCCAGCCCAGGGTATCATGTTTTTAAATCACCCACTTTATGCTTTTAAACATTGGGAAAGTAGTTTTGAAGTTAATGGCTTTCCGGAAGTTGCAGATGATTATTATGAATATATTTCCGGATTATGGAAAGATGGGACTTCACAAACCTATGGAGGAAATGGCTATGGTGGTGATGTAAATACCAGATATGCTTATCCTGGAAATATCTTCGACCCGGATGCATGGAGTGAAGTTTCACTCCATAATTCACCATACGACCGAAAGAGTACAGGGTCTGTAGGACCACAGGCTTTAAATAGTGGCGATACTATTTGCCTGGATATGGCATTTCCCGCAGCAATTGCATATGATACATTATTTTTAGATTCACTCGGATACGGTTATTTTCCGTGGTATGCTGTTTCCGTCTTAAAAGAACGTGCTGCTTCAATTCGGAATTTTTATAACACAACTTATTCAGATTGTTCGATTATATATTTAAGAAATCCGGATTTTGTAGAAGGAGTGGAGCAAGAACAATTGTTAGCTGCAAAAATTTATCCCAATCCGGCAAACACTGTAATTAATATTGAAATGCGCAATCAAATCCCGGGTGTTAAATTAATAGAAATTTGGAATGCATTTGGACAAAAAGTTCTCACTACTGAATTATTTGATACAGATGTGGTGCAAATAAATGTAAATGAATTCCCTGTAGGATTATATTTTATCCAAATTAATTCCCCTGTTGGAGAAACATTTACTGCTGGATTTCAAAAATTTTGA
- the rlmD gene encoding 23S rRNA (uracil(1939)-C(5))-methyltransferase RlmD: MRKRKQYKILENITITQIADQGIGIGRIEGKVIMAENTIPGDVIDLQITKGKSDYAIGYAAKFHEYSKLRVIPFCEHFGVCGGCTWQNVSYETQLEFKTQLVQDAFRRIGKIEPLEILPILAAPFDKYYRNKLEFTFTNSGYVAGRFSRDEIIEKKPALGFHVRKEFAHVFDIKHCYLQPYPSNEIRLALKAYATVHQLSFYDLRNQSGYLRNVIVKNTLTNGLMVILVVAENKPDLLIPLLQHLSSTFPEITSLYYCINQKNNDSTYDQEMILFAGDKFITEQIDNIKYNLGPKSFFQTNITQAVNLYHIALEYADLKKEDIVYDFYTGLGSIALLAAAHCKKVIGVESVEAAVEDAKMNAEANNINNCTFIYGDMAKVFDNDFINTYGKANVVITDPPRVGMHKDVCLKLLELEPEKIVYVSCNPVTQARDIQILSDKYEVIKLQPVDMFPQTYHVENVALLHLKES; the protein is encoded by the coding sequence ATGCGCAAAAGAAAACAATATAAGATATTAGAAAATATAACCATCACTCAAATAGCCGACCAGGGAATTGGTATCGGAAGAATAGAAGGTAAGGTGATAATGGCGGAAAACACTATTCCAGGTGATGTTATTGATCTGCAGATCACAAAGGGGAAAAGTGATTATGCGATAGGATATGCCGCCAAATTTCATGAGTATTCGAAATTACGGGTTATTCCTTTTTGCGAACATTTTGGTGTTTGTGGTGGATGCACATGGCAAAATGTATCCTACGAAACGCAACTGGAATTTAAAACACAATTGGTGCAGGATGCTTTCAGAAGAATTGGAAAAATTGAACCGCTTGAAATTCTTCCGATATTGGCTGCACCCTTTGACAAATATTACCGCAATAAACTGGAATTTACCTTTACAAATTCAGGATATGTTGCCGGTAGGTTTTCTCGCGATGAAATAATAGAAAAAAAACCTGCTTTGGGATTTCATGTTCGCAAAGAATTTGCGCATGTTTTTGATATTAAACACTGTTACCTTCAACCATATCCCTCCAATGAAATACGCCTTGCTTTAAAAGCATATGCTACAGTACATCAATTATCTTTTTACGACCTCCGAAATCAGTCAGGTTACCTCCGAAACGTTATTGTAAAAAATACACTAACTAACGGTTTAATGGTGATATTGGTTGTTGCGGAAAATAAACCGGATTTGTTAATTCCTTTGTTACAGCATTTGTCTTCAACATTTCCTGAAATAACTTCCTTATATTATTGTATCAATCAAAAAAATAACGACTCCACCTACGATCAGGAAATGATTTTATTTGCGGGGGATAAATTTATTACCGAACAAATTGACAATATTAAATATAACCTCGGACCAAAATCGTTTTTTCAGACCAACATAACGCAGGCAGTGAATTTATATCATATCGCATTGGAATATGCAGATCTTAAAAAGGAAGACATTGTTTATGATTTTTACACTGGACTGGGAAGTATCGCTTTATTAGCTGCTGCACATTGTAAAAAAGTAATTGGTGTTGAAAGTGTGGAAGCTGCAGTGGAAGATGCAAAAATGAATGCTGAAGCAAATAACATAAATAACTGCACCTTTATTTATGGTGATATGGCGAAAGTATTCGACAATGATTTTATAAATACTTATGGCAAAGCCAATGTTGTGATCACCGATCCACCGCGTGTTGGAATGCATAAAGATGTTTGTTTAAAATTACTGGAGCTGGAACCTGAAAAAATAGTATATGTAAGTTGCAATCCCGTAACCCAAGCACGTGATATTCAAATTCTTTCTGATAAATATGAAGTAATTAAATTGCAACCCGTTGATATGTTTCCACAGACTTATCATGTGGAAAATGTGGCCTTATTGCATTTGAAGGAAAGTTAA
- a CDS encoding Lrp/AsnC ligand binding domain-containing protein, whose amino-acid sequence MSENYGIDKVDIQILHMLMQNAMTPFTEIAQKIGVSPGTIHVRMKKMDSIGLIKSSHLMVNPLKLGYGITAFLGVYLDKSSMYDNVVKDLEKIPEIVDCHYMTGTYSMFVKIICKDTLHLKEILHDKIQQISGIDRTETFISLEESFNRPMKIDQVKRK is encoded by the coding sequence ATGTCTGAAAATTACGGAATTGATAAAGTAGATATCCAGATTCTGCACATGTTAATGCAGAATGCGATGACTCCCTTTACTGAAATAGCCCAAAAAATCGGAGTTTCCCCCGGAACCATCCATGTTCGCATGAAAAAGATGGATTCAATTGGACTTATTAAATCATCGCACCTGATGGTGAATCCATTGAAACTGGGTTATGGTATCACTGCCTTTTTGGGGGTTTATCTCGATAAAAGCAGCATGTATGATAATGTTGTAAAAGACCTTGAAAAGATTCCCGAGATAGTAGATTGCCATTATATGACAGGAACCTACAGCATGTTCGTAAAGATCATCTGCAAAGACACTTTACATCTAAAAGAAATACTCCACGATAAAATTCAACAAATTTCCGGCATCGATCGTACAGAAACATTTATTTCGCTGGAAGAAAGTTTTAACCGACCGATGAAGATTGATCAGGTAAAACGTAAATGA
- a CDS encoding DUF3137 domain-containing protein yields MNSLKSRHLLVMITGVLTRIIGIYFIAVVISLFLGFLKMFTADSFADSGFVKFITGFMYAVMGLVVIGLVNKNLKVQIGERNPELVKNNTLMIGLTIVFSVVVIIISYLIGTYYLNVEFGFDFMLRWAGAIFSVFALLLPYNLLKRIETSYIKSFRSVFLNESIPAIDKNISYTEEKHLSQEEFEASKLFTFQNIWSYAGSDHFESTENNFHGSKLKVQQEERSTSNGKSETKITEVFNGYLFVADFNKNFNGETYIFPDVSRSVMGEVSGEFMNEMIHRKNTKLVQLEDPDFEKMFAVYSTDAVEARYILSPKLVERITTLKNKFYQDISISFVNNKIYIAISSEDALFAPGIFTSVDNETFLEKQFNYLHDLLTIPEQFDLKTSIWK; encoded by the coding sequence TTGAATTCCTTAAAGTCGCGGCATTTGCTTGTGATGATCACCGGAGTTTTAACACGAATTATCGGCATATATTTTATTGCTGTGGTAATAAGTCTATTTCTCGGATTTTTGAAGATGTTTACAGCAGATTCTTTTGCCGATTCCGGATTTGTGAAGTTTATAACCGGATTTATGTATGCAGTAATGGGACTTGTTGTGATAGGGCTCGTTAATAAAAATTTGAAAGTGCAAATTGGCGAAAGAAATCCGGAATTGGTAAAAAATAATACTTTAATGATTGGACTTACCATTGTATTTAGTGTTGTGGTAATTATTATTTCCTATTTGATAGGAACTTATTATTTAAATGTGGAATTTGGTTTTGATTTTATGTTGCGTTGGGCGGGTGCAATATTTTCAGTATTTGCACTGCTACTCCCCTACAATTTATTAAAGCGAATTGAAACATCTTACATTAAATCGTTTCGCAGTGTTTTTTTAAATGAGAGTATTCCGGCAATCGATAAAAATATTAGTTATACAGAAGAAAAACATTTGAGTCAGGAGGAATTTGAAGCATCTAAATTATTTACTTTTCAAAATATCTGGAGTTATGCGGGCAGTGATCATTTTGAAAGTACAGAAAATAATTTTCACGGCAGCAAATTAAAGGTACAACAAGAAGAAAGAAGTACAAGCAACGGCAAATCCGAAACCAAGATCACAGAAGTATTTAATGGTTACTTGTTTGTCGCAGATTTTAATAAAAACTTTAATGGCGAAACCTACATTTTTCCTGATGTTTCCCGTTCAGTTATGGGGGAAGTTTCCGGTGAATTTATGAATGAAATGATTCATCGCAAAAACACCAAATTAGTTCAGCTTGAAGATCCTGATTTCGAAAAAATGTTCGCAGTATATTCCACCGATGCCGTGGAAGCCAGATATATTCTCTCTCCAAAATTAGTGGAACGCATCACCACATTAAAAAATAAATTCTACCAGGATATATCCATTTCTTTCGTTAATAATAAAATTTACATTGCAATAAGCAGTGAAGACGCCCTATTCGCTCCGGGTATTTTTACAAGTGTAGATAATGAAACATTTCTCGAAAAACAATTTAATTATCTCCATGATCTGTTAACCATTCCAGAGCAATTTGATTTGAAAACGAGCATTTGGAAGTAG
- a CDS encoding S8 family serine peptidase has translation MKHFLILLMLPVAVSAQNITFDQRLLDSVKMESIKYQVGYDLAVKYAEGNNLPISFPTENGGLTQIHNLINGFPHYYTTDNLNSAKTDGANKVWTGGGAGLNLSGSGIQLRIWDSGKLLTTHQELNTRASMGLSQTATYSSHSTHCAGTMIASGVDANAKGHAYQATIKGFDWTSDIEEMTTEASLGMLISNHSYSYIAGWYYNSGTSMWEWYGDMSVDDNEDYIFGNYLDKSRDVDLVANAAPYYLPVVAASNNRNDDVPSGATYKLMYTGELLTADGSEPKPDGIYDCIPGGLQTAKNTLTIGAIEDIVNGYINPSDIIITSFSGYGACDDGRIKPDIVANGASLYSCVASGSDDYSNYSGTSMATPSTSGSLALLQQHHNNLFGHYMLASTAKALVMHTADQPSATFGPSYAFGWGLLDTEGAALFISSVVDEPIRMQELNLLNNETDNLAVKSYGLSPIKITIVWNDPAGNVPAEALDPTTKILVNDLDIRLTRLSDNTVYFPFKLNPLIPDALATNGDNNTDNSECIYISAPTAGDYNITITHKGLLSGGDQDYSLLLSGLTCSNYSTTVFVTIDAPSTYTLPDGSVVSTSGIYNTIFGTMYGCDSSIITVLTVNPLVCPVPTGVFSNMITSTSAKINWTAVTGAEKYQIYYRPVGTTTWLKKSSATTSKKLTGLISNTAYEYKVKTNCGALGSSGFSPLQTFTTLPLKFTSEIENIQLSIFPNPNNGKFTVVTNNIPDGNVFVSIVDIQGKICVSRNYSCIDGTIEIDAEFANGMYFLRLNNTISEESCLFTILK, from the coding sequence ATGAAACACTTTTTAATACTTTTGATGCTGCCGGTTGCAGTTTCAGCACAGAATATTACGTTTGATCAGCGTTTGCTCGATTCAGTGAAAATGGAGTCTATCAAATATCAGGTCGGATATGATCTTGCTGTAAAATATGCAGAGGGAAATAATTTACCAATATCCTTTCCCACAGAAAATGGAGGACTTACTCAAATTCATAATTTAATAAACGGATTTCCGCATTATTATACAACCGATAATCTTAATTCCGCAAAAACGGATGGTGCTAATAAAGTATGGACAGGCGGAGGTGCAGGATTAAATTTATCGGGCAGCGGAATTCAATTGCGCATTTGGGATTCCGGTAAATTGTTGACAACACATCAGGAATTAAATACCCGTGCAAGTATGGGTTTATCGCAAACCGCAACTTATAGTAGTCACTCCACACATTGCGCCGGAACCATGATCGCATCAGGAGTTGATGCAAATGCAAAGGGACATGCATACCAGGCAACAATAAAAGGATTCGACTGGACTTCAGATATCGAGGAAATGACAACGGAAGCATCGTTAGGTATGTTAATTTCAAATCACTCTTACAGTTATATTGCAGGATGGTATTACAACAGCGGAACTTCCATGTGGGAATGGTATGGAGATATGAGTGTTGATGATAATGAAGATTATATTTTTGGAAATTATTTAGATAAATCGCGTGATGTTGATCTTGTTGCAAATGCAGCACCTTATTATTTACCGGTTGTTGCAGCTTCCAATAATAGAAATGATGATGTTCCCTCCGGAGCAACTTATAAATTAATGTATACCGGCGAACTATTGACTGCAGATGGCTCAGAACCAAAACCGGATGGCATTTATGATTGTATTCCCGGTGGATTACAAACAGCAAAAAATACTTTAACGATTGGAGCAATTGAGGATATTGTGAATGGATATATTAATCCCTCAGATATTATTATCACTTCATTTTCAGGATATGGTGCTTGTGATGATGGAAGAATTAAACCTGATATTGTTGCAAACGGAGCAAGTTTATATTCCTGTGTTGCATCAGGAAGTGATGATTATTCGAATTATTCCGGAACAAGTATGGCAACACCATCTACTTCGGGAAGTCTTGCCTTATTACAACAACACCATAATAATTTATTCGGCCACTATATGCTTGCATCCACTGCAAAGGCATTGGTGATGCATACTGCAGATCAACCCAGTGCAACCTTTGGTCCTTCTTACGCATTTGGTTGGGGATTATTAGATACAGAGGGCGCTGCATTATTTATTTCTAGTGTTGTTGATGAGCCTATTCGTATGCAGGAACTTAATTTATTAAATAATGAAACAGATAATTTAGCAGTGAAAAGTTATGGATTATCTCCAATTAAAATAACAATTGTTTGGAACGATCCTGCAGGTAATGTTCCGGCGGAAGCATTGGATCCAACAACAAAAATTTTAGTGAATGATCTTGATATCAGATTAACAAGGCTGAGTGATAATACCGTTTATTTTCCTTTCAAATTAAATCCATTAATTCCCGATGCACTTGCAACCAATGGAGATAATAATACGGATAACTCGGAGTGTATTTATATTTCTGCTCCTACTGCAGGTGATTACAATATTACTATTACACATAAAGGTTTATTAAGTGGTGGAGATCAGGATTATTCCTTATTGTTATCAGGATTAACTTGCAGCAATTACAGCACAACTGTTTTTGTAACAATTGATGCTCCATCAACCTATACTTTGCCGGATGGATCTGTAGTTTCTACATCGGGAATTTATAATACAATTTTTGGAACAATGTATGGTTGCGATTCCTCAATAATTACAGTTCTCACTGTCAATCCTTTAGTATGTCCAGTTCCGACGGGAGTGTTTTCCAATATGATAACATCAACAAGTGCAAAAATAAACTGGACTGCAGTTACAGGCGCAGAAAAATATCAAATTTATTATCGCCCGGTGGGAACTACAACGTGGTTAAAAAAATCGAGCGCCACAACTTCTAAAAAATTAACGGGTTTAATTTCAAATACGGCTTATGAATATAAAGTAAAAACTAACTGCGGAGCATTGGGTTCAAGTGGATTTTCACCGCTTCAAACATTTACAACTTTGCCGTTAAAATTTACAAGTGAGATTGAAAATATACAATTATCAATTTTTCCTAATCCGAATAACGGAAAATTTACTGTAGTTACCAATAATATTCCCGATGGCAATGTATTTGTTTCCATCGTGGATATTCAGGGTAAGATCTGTGTATCACGGAACTATTCCTGTATTGATGGAACCATTGAGATAGATGCAGAATTTGCGAACGGCATGTACTTTTTAAGGTTAAATAATACTATTTCTGAAGAAAGTTGTTTATTTACAATATTGAAATAA
- a CDS encoding T9SS type A sorting domain-containing protein, with the protein MQPKFYSLLLFAFVINILPMHAQWCTPETAIPYNANMPGITHFILNTIDRESTDLEDYPNNSFVNTGLTTTLLKGEQYSTSITHTIDATICDDMNLRIWIDFNQDGDFMDIDETVLSEDHHEVGTFEDSFTIPLTALSGATKMRVTAKMSSNGGHILPTPCDIPADPFGYHGEFEDYDIIISSETGITDNNTVNTSIKLFPNPATNTFSVLTQNVNTQISGYTISNINGSVILENGNNNATTNNIISDIDISSLAEGIYIVKIFMGDNYETHPLVVIK; encoded by the coding sequence ATGCAACCTAAATTCTACTCTCTTTTATTATTTGCATTTGTAATTAACATTTTACCAATGCATGCACAATGGTGCACTCCCGAAACTGCTATTCCTTATAATGCGAATATGCCAGGGATCACACATTTTATTTTGAATACTATTGACAGAGAATCTACCGATCTTGAAGATTATCCGAATAATAGTTTTGTGAATACCGGATTAACTACAACATTATTAAAAGGAGAACAATATTCCACATCCATAACACATACCATTGATGCAACAATTTGTGATGATATGAATTTAAGAATATGGATAGATTTTAATCAGGATGGCGATTTTATGGATATTGATGAAACAGTTTTATCGGAAGATCATCATGAAGTGGGCACTTTTGAAGATTCATTTACTATTCCGCTAACTGCCTTATCGGGTGCAACAAAAATGCGTGTGACAGCTAAAATGTCGAGCAATGGCGGACATATACTTCCCACACCTTGCGATATCCCTGCCGATCCTTTTGGTTATCATGGCGAATTTGAAGATTATGATATTATTATTTCCTCTGAGACAGGAATAACAGATAACAATACTGTTAACACTTCCATTAAATTATTTCCCAATCCCGCTACAAATACATTTTCTGTCTTGACTCAAAATGTTAATACACAAATTAGTGGATATACCATATCAAATATTAATGGATCTGTTATTTTGGAAAATGGAAATAATAATGCGACAACAAATAATATTATTTCCGATATAGATATCAGCTCACTTGCAGAAGGAATTTATATTGTAAAAATATTTATGGGTGATAATTACGAAACGCATCCGCTTGTAGTTATAAAATGA
- a CDS encoding T9SS type A sorting domain-containing protein — protein MKTLILLILILITPIITFSQDDVPNNSPDEAPLVNIPAGFWSSIGPEPGDVDYFKLEVTEPGVLEVLVNNYTEATGAALAIEVTLLANDGITQIAYSVEGYVSFDVQKEFALCPGTYYLLINECYLTDNDAADPDLLYTNIHLNTNEITECNNCFAYATEVPIDTSFTTKIYGTNNLYPGGTDRDYFKVEVPVAGIMHIYIDNPSSLELVLKVYDDDTTTSDLASIFDVDAGPVNLSTYTVVCPRTYYFYIYSSEYPSYDSTSITVNIGIDTSEICECNNTFEEAMYVPMDTTFVTKMHGTNMDYGDRDYDIDYFYIVSPCYGQIEITVNNQTENTYGFYQVFYTDGPPAFSTSPSFPGNTFHNYFPGEEGDTTYFSLEYDYSVGYDYYFDTVLITVELHPYASEEIDFESDTSLCTGDSVMLFVVDPDADHYLWNTGDTTTSITINEAGSYWFTVFDDACILHSDTIDVSLHEIPTAIITPGGPLEFCEGDSVVLYGSGGDILDWIPGPIADSIVVDDNGTIQLKVTTDGCYDYASVYVEVYELPQPEIFTSDPTTFCIGDSALLFTTAIGDILWNTGLTTDTIIVYDAGEYFVEETDIHGCYGQSEPILIVNNPLPVPEITFAIGTFFCSTSESYQWNLDGTPLVGATEQTYIPTEFGSYSVTVMDANGCMGTSEEYMFLLEIPEWQSNIKIFPNPVIESLNIVFSNDLSFLSMDILNLQGEIVYSKILIGTSQIQLSNLMSGQYFIKLTDSDGNILLNPFTLINN, from the coding sequence ATGAAAACTCTGATTTTATTAATACTCATTTTAATTACACCTATAATTACCTTTTCACAAGATGACGTTCCTAATAATTCACCGGATGAGGCGCCATTGGTAAATATTCCTGCTGGATTTTGGTCAAGTATTGGTCCGGAACCAGGTGATGTTGATTATTTTAAACTGGAAGTTACAGAACCTGGAGTTCTCGAAGTATTGGTTAATAATTATACCGAAGCTACAGGGGCTGCGCTTGCAATTGAAGTTACTCTTTTGGCAAATGATGGTATCACTCAAATTGCCTATAGTGTGGAGGGTTATGTGAGCTTTGATGTTCAGAAAGAATTTGCACTTTGCCCCGGAACTTATTACCTCTTAATTAATGAATGTTATTTGACAGATAATGATGCCGCCGATCCCGATCTTCTGTATACTAATATCCATTTAAATACGAATGAAATAACAGAATGTAATAACTGTTTTGCCTATGCAACGGAAGTTCCTATTGACACTTCTTTTACTACTAAAATTTATGGTACGAATAATTTATACCCTGGCGGAACAGATAGAGATTATTTTAAAGTGGAAGTTCCTGTTGCAGGTATAATGCACATTTATATTGATAATCCTTCTTCCTTAGAACTCGTGCTAAAGGTTTATGATGATGATACCACAACATCTGACCTTGCTTCCATTTTTGATGTTGACGCCGGACCTGTTAATCTTTCGACTTACACTGTAGTTTGCCCACGCACTTATTATTTTTATATCTATTCAAGTGAATATCCATCTTACGATTCCACATCCATAACAGTTAACATTGGTATTGATACCTCAGAAATTTGTGAATGTAATAATACATTTGAAGAGGCAATGTATGTTCCCATGGATACCACCTTTGTTACAAAAATGCACGGTACAAATATGGATTATGGAGATCGTGATTATGACATTGATTATTTTTATATTGTTTCACCATGTTATGGACAAATAGAAATTACTGTAAATAATCAAACAGAAAACACATATGGGTTCTATCAAGTGTTTTACACTGACGGGCCACCTGCCTTTTCAACAAGTCCTTCATTTCCCGGTAATACGTTTCATAATTATTTTCCGGGAGAAGAAGGAGATACCACTTATTTTTCTTTGGAATATGACTATAGTGTCGGCTATGATTATTATTTTGACACTGTGCTCATCACTGTTGAATTACATCCCTACGCCTCTGAAGAAATTGATTTTGAAAGCGACACATCACTTTGCACCGGCGATTCCGTAATGCTGTTTGTTGTTGATCCCGATGCCGATCATTATTTATGGAATACGGGAGATACCACAACTTCCATCACTATTAATGAGGCAGGAAGTTATTGGTTTACAGTATTTGATGATGCTTGTATTTTACATTCCGACACCATTGATGTTTCACTTCACGAAATTCCTACCGCAATAATTACTCCGGGTGGCCCTCTGGAATTTTGTGAGGGAGATTCTGTAGTGCTTTATGGATCAGGAGGCGATATATTAGATTGGATTCCTGGTCCCATAGCTGATAGTATCGTTGTTGATGATAATGGAACAATTCAACTTAAGGTAACAACGGATGGTTGTTACGATTATGCATCAGTATATGTTGAAGTTTATGAACTGCCACAACCCGAAATTTTTACTTCAGATCCTACTACCTTTTGCATCGGCGATTCAGCATTATTATTTACTACAGCAATAGGAGATATACTTTGGAATACCGGATTAACAACAGATACAATAATTGTATATGATGCGGGAGAATATTTTGTTGAAGAAACTGATATACACGGTTGTTACGGACAATCTGAACCCATTTTAATTGTAAATAATCCATTACCTGTCCCAGAAATAACCTTTGCAATTGGCACTTTTTTTTGCTCCACTTCAGAATCCTATCAGTGGAATTTGGATGGAACTCCTTTAGTTGGCGCGACAGAACAAACCTATATACCAACTGAATTTGGAAGTTACTCTGTAACCGTTATGGATGCAAACGGGTGTATGGGAACATCAGAAGAATATATGTTTCTTTTGGAAATTCCGGAATGGCAATCAAATATTAAAATATTTCCAAATCCGGTGATAGAATCATTAAATATTGTTTTTAGCAACGACCTGAGTTTTCTTTCTATGGATATTTTAAATTTACAGGGAGAAATTGTTTATTCTAAAATACTAATTGGCACCTCGCAAATTCAATTATCCAACTTAATGTCAGGACAATATTTTATTAAATTAACAGATAGCGATGGAAATATATTACTAAATCCTTTCACTTTAATAAATAATTGA